The following are encoded in a window of Lacinutrix sp. WUR7 genomic DNA:
- a CDS encoding universal stress protein, with protein MKNILVTVDFHDNEQLLIDKALQLAEKFDSKIWFIHIAAPDPDFVGYDVGPQYIRDNRATELRTEHKQLEAYAEMFKKKGVDADGLLVQGATIEMIMEEAKKLHIDLIITGHQEHSFLYKAFFGSVSRQIVKKSKTPVLIVPLA; from the coding sequence ATGAAAAACATTTTAGTTACCGTAGACTTTCATGACAATGAACAATTACTAATAGATAAAGCATTGCAACTGGCTGAAAAATTTGACTCCAAAATATGGTTCATACATATTGCTGCTCCGGATCCCGATTTTGTAGGTTACGATGTTGGCCCACAATACATACGAGATAACCGTGCCACAGAATTGAGAACAGAACACAAACAACTTGAAGCATACGCAGAAATGTTTAAGAAAAAAGGAGTGGATGCCGATGGTTTACTGGTACAAGGAGCAACCATAGAAATGATCATGGAGGAAGCTAAGAAATTACATATAGATTTAATTATAACTGGCCACCAGGAACATAGTTTTCTTTATAAAGCATTTTTTGGAAGCGTCTCTAGACAAATTGTAAAAAAATCTAAAACACCAGTACTTATTGTTCCTTTAGCATAA
- a CDS encoding nuclear transport factor 2 family protein — protein sequence MKTKQNMQVIDTLYNAFATGDMPTVLGLMHPKMAWNEAESNSLADGNPYVGPDAILEGVFARLGTNHDHFELQDVKVYGMQNNMVLATLRYDAKVKATGKSYNAQAAHLWTLNDEGDIIHFQQYVDTKKLADAEE from the coding sequence ATGAAGACAAAACAAAACATGCAAGTCATTGACACGTTGTATAACGCTTTTGCAACGGGTGATATGCCCACCGTTCTAGGATTGATGCATCCTAAAATGGCATGGAACGAAGCCGAAAGCAATTCCCTTGCAGATGGCAACCCTTATGTTGGTCCAGATGCTATTCTAGAAGGCGTTTTTGCACGTCTTGGCACCAACCACGATCACTTTGAATTACAAGATGTAAAAGTGTACGGCATGCAAAACAACATGGTATTAGCTACACTCCGCTATGATGCTAAAGTAAAAGCAACCGGAAAGAGTTATAATGCACAAGCCGCACATCTATGGACGCTTAATGACGAAGGAGACATTATTCATTTTCAACAGTATGTGGATACGAAGAAGTTGGCGGATGCTGAAGAATAG